A segment of the Branchiostoma floridae strain S238N-H82 chromosome 10, Bfl_VNyyK, whole genome shotgun sequence genome:
gattgtaCATGTCTAACCTCCAGAAATTTATCGTTACCACTTGAACTGATAGCTGGTACACATTGTCAATATGACTTGGAAGGAACAGTCTTTGGAAAGATCGTACACTCAGTGTGGCCACTTTTTGCATTGCCAACAAGAACTACATGCACAAGTCCTTAAGTCCCAGTGTGGCTGGTTCATCGCCAACAAGCACTACATACAAAAGTCCTTCAGTCTTCTGAAATAGTGTCAGAAACATTGTCCATCGAGTTCCAGCATCACTTTTTCTTGAACAAGTGGCTGTATCTCTTAGCGTCAAAGTCATCCTCATATTCCTCTTCCACCTGCCGCACCTGTTTTGGCATCCGCTTGGCCATCCGCAGTCGCCTTTCTTGGTCCGACAAACTGTCGATGTCCAGGGGCATCTTTGAAAAGAAGGTTATCATTAACCCATCTACATTGAATTTTGAAGTTCATTAAATACTTGAGCTGTAAAATCAGCATGTCTTACAAAGCAATATACCCAGTATTCATAGTGCAACTCGGTATGACACATGTTAGGGGCATTTTCATTGGGTTGTGTGTCTTACCTTTATTACTCCTATTGGTTCCTTGTAGGGTACAGTGATTGTGGATCCGTCTGCGTGCACCACACGTGCGTTGTACGTTCTCATGTACCTTGTACGGTTCAGTCTGGCAATGGAGGTCCTGTTGGAGTTGTGTCGGACTTGATACACCAGAGAGGAGAACATCGCAGGGTCCCTATAGCCACAGGGACAGAGCCTTGTGTACAGCATACATCTGTAGAAAATGGAGGTTGGGGATGAAGACTTGATGTTGCTTGTTGGCAAGCTGTTCTTGTGGGTCCTCTTTAACTAGTCTAAGATATTTTGCCAAAATTACACTTTTTTCCCACAACCCCAGTCCGGTATATTGACTAGGTACTTTTTAAAGCCGCATGTAAGCTTTAAGGTCGAGCAAGGAAACGCACAGAAGCCCTGAAAAGTCCGTACACTTAGATTAAGCACACGAGCAAGCAATTactttacagtagaagccacttactGTAACTGCACGGCTTATTCgccagcgaatttcgtgcaattatccggctggtgcaataattcgaagttatctagctggaaagcaccagtttgggatttcaTGCAGTTAatagaagtgtgcgttaatccgttgtgcaatcaactggcttccactgtacaatAAAACCTCCTACATGGGATATACGACACTTCATGTCCGTTTGAGTTAAATACGAGCACAAGAACAAGGGGTCACTGCCTCCGGATTAAG
Coding sequences within it:
- the LOC118424332 gene encoding 39S ribosomal protein L55, mitochondrial-like isoform X1 — protein: MAFFTSSADLAASIIFLWFQNKKLCMLYTRLCPCGYRDPAMFSSLVYQVRHNSNRTSIARLNRTRYMRTYNARVVHADGSTITVPYKEPIGVIKMPLDIDSLSDQERRLRMAKRMPKQVRQVEEEYEDDFDAKRYSHLFKKK
- the LOC118424332 gene encoding 39S ribosomal protein L55, mitochondrial-like isoform X2; translated protein: MAAPMMRCMLYTRLCPCGYRDPAMFSSLVYQVRHNSNRTSIARLNRTRYMRTYNARVVHADGSTITVPYKEPIGVIKMPLDIDSLSDQERRLRMAKRMPKQVRQVEEEYEDDFDAKRYSHLFKKK